A single Methanospirillum lacunae DNA region contains:
- a CDS encoding type I 3-dehydroquinate dehydratase has translation MADENTTIIQTVVSLSSPRQFESEQIKEADAVEIRLDLITEPIEKQLDLLTNSFKKPIILTLRSSAEGGAFAGDPDGWIERITPFLSFVTMVDVEIRFKEHAPRLKEMGITTIASCHRNEMLSPENLMTLYKELRSFGDIPKIAVQPQDTADLLTLLQFTNTAPKPLIVSVTGMVCRYARPLLPLFGSLYTYCYIDSPTSPGQYSLREMRMLAHLLSPGVIDTWFQGRPVRSGDPSLFYRLAGEIREHRS, from the coding sequence ATGGCAGATGAAAATACTACAATTATCCAGACCGTTGTTTCTCTTTCAAGTCCACGTCAATTTGAATCTGAACAGATCAAAGAGGCAGATGCCGTAGAAATAAGATTGGATCTCATCACGGAACCCATTGAGAAACAACTGGACCTGCTCACTAATTCATTTAAAAAACCAATCATCCTGACACTCAGATCAAGTGCAGAGGGGGGGGCCTTTGCAGGTGATCCTGATGGATGGATAGAGAGGATAACACCTTTTCTTTCATTTGTCACAATGGTTGATGTTGAAATCAGATTCAAAGAGCATGCACCACGACTCAAGGAGATGGGGATTACAACCATCGCTTCCTGTCACCGTAATGAGATGTTATCACCTGAAAACCTGATGACCCTGTACAAGGAACTCAGGTCATTTGGTGATATTCCCAAGATTGCAGTACAGCCACAAGACACCGCAGATCTTCTAACCCTGCTTCAGTTCACCAACACTGCACCTAAACCACTCATTGTGAGCGTGACCGGGATGGTCTGCAGGTATGCACGACCTCTTCTCCCCCTCTTTGGTTCACTTTATACCTATTGCTACATTGACAGCCCGACATCTCCCGGTCAGTACAGTCTGAGGGAGATGCGTATGCTCGCCCACCTCTTGTCCCCGGGGGTTATTGACACATGGTTCCAGGGCAGACCCGTTCGTTCAGGAGATCCATCGCTTTTTTACCGGCTTGCTGGGGAGATAAGGGAGCATCGTTCATAA
- the lonB gene encoding ATP-dependent protease LonB, protein MDPEDNKPQNINIPEDKRDLSEPQVTDAGQQNPESADAQSAIPAQEEAGQQNKTEDSTPVVDDGTSRIIQVPESLIDQVIGQDHAVEVIRKAAIQRRHVMMIGTPGTGKSMLAKAMAELLPKEEMQDILVYPNSEDSNEPIIRTVKSGRGKEIVTAHKTEARKKAQLRNTLIMILMLGIIGYSFITYQWLMGIIAAAFVFMALRYATPREEQMVPKLLVSHDKTTTAPFVDATGSHAGALLGDVRHDPFQSGGLETPAHDRVEAGAIHRAHKGVLFIDEINTLGLAAQQSLLTAMQEGEFSITGQSERSSGAMVRTEPVPCDFVMVAAGNLDAIEGMHPALRSRIRGNGYEVYMEDTMPDNPENQEKFIRFIAQEIKNDGMIPHFDRSAIEEVLHEARRRSNRKGHLTLRLRDMGGLIRVAGDLARQESSELTTRVHVIEAKKTARSIEDQISAQVIKRTREYDLAVVEGTQIGRVNGLAVMGSDAGSVLPIMAAITPAQGDGGEIIATGLLKEIAQESIKNVGAILKRFTGKDIRNIDIHIQFIGTYQGVEGDSASVTVATAAISALEQIPVRQDIAMTGSLSVRGDVLPIGGVTYKIEAAAKAGIKKIIIPKANLEDVLIEEEYKSMVEIIPVTSIEEVLDIALVPEDRDTFLHRIKSITHATTKSILGSEIPVPRTVI, encoded by the coding sequence ATGGATCCCGAGGATAATAAGCCGCAAAATATCAATATTCCGGAAGATAAGAGAGATTTGTCGGAGCCCCAGGTAACGGATGCAGGTCAGCAGAACCCGGAGTCTGCAGATGCCCAATCCGCAATACCTGCGCAGGAAGAGGCAGGTCAGCAGAATAAAACAGAAGATTCCACTCCAGTAGTCGATGATGGAACCTCTCGGATAATTCAGGTCCCAGAGAGTCTTATCGATCAGGTTATCGGCCAGGATCATGCTGTTGAGGTCATCAGAAAAGCTGCCATACAGCGTCGGCACGTAATGATGATCGGAACGCCGGGTACCGGCAAATCAATGCTTGCAAAAGCAATGGCAGAACTCCTGCCAAAGGAAGAGATGCAGGATATCCTCGTGTACCCGAACTCAGAGGATTCCAATGAACCAATCATCCGAACGGTGAAATCTGGTCGTGGAAAGGAGATTGTTACAGCCCATAAGACTGAAGCCAGAAAAAAGGCACAGCTGCGTAACACCCTCATCATGATTCTGATGCTCGGTATCATCGGATATTCTTTCATCACATACCAGTGGCTGATGGGAATCATCGCAGCAGCATTTGTGTTCATGGCGCTCAGATATGCCACCCCACGTGAAGAGCAGATGGTTCCAAAACTTCTTGTTTCCCATGACAAGACGACTACGGCGCCGTTTGTTGATGCTACCGGTTCGCATGCAGGTGCTCTGCTCGGCGATGTCAGGCACGATCCCTTCCAGTCAGGGGGGCTTGAAACCCCGGCTCATGACAGGGTAGAGGCAGGAGCTATTCACCGGGCACACAAAGGAGTTCTCTTTATTGATGAGATAAACACCCTCGGTCTTGCTGCCCAGCAGAGTCTTCTGACCGCCATGCAGGAGGGAGAATTCTCAATCACCGGTCAGAGCGAGCGATCATCAGGAGCGATGGTCAGAACCGAGCCGGTTCCATGTGACTTTGTGATGGTTGCAGCTGGAAACCTTGATGCAATCGAAGGAATGCATCCGGCACTCAGATCTCGTATCAGGGGTAATGGGTACGAAGTCTACATGGAAGACACGATGCCTGACAATCCTGAAAACCAGGAGAAATTTATCAGGTTCATCGCTCAGGAGATCAAGAACGATGGTATGATCCCACATTTTGACAGGAGTGCTATTGAGGAGGTTCTCCATGAGGCCAGAAGACGGTCGAACAGGAAAGGACACCTTACCTTGCGTCTGCGTGACATGGGCGGGCTTATCAGGGTCGCCGGTGACCTGGCACGTCAGGAATCTTCTGAACTGACAACCCGTGTACATGTCATTGAGGCTAAGAAGACTGCCCGCTCGATTGAGGACCAGATTTCTGCACAGGTAATCAAGAGAACAAGGGAGTATGATCTTGCGGTTGTTGAAGGAACCCAGATCGGAAGAGTAAACGGACTTGCAGTTATGGGAAGCGATGCAGGTTCAGTCCTTCCAATCATGGCAGCGATCACTCCGGCCCAGGGTGATGGCGGAGAGATCATAGCAACCGGTTTGCTGAAGGAGATTGCCCAGGAGTCAATAAAGAACGTTGGGGCAATTCTAAAACGGTTTACTGGAAAGGATATCAGAAATATCGATATCCATATCCAGTTTATCGGAACATACCAGGGGGTAGAGGGAGACTCTGCTTCAGTCACTGTTGCAACTGCAGCAATCAGTGCCCTTGAACAGATTCCGGTACGCCAGGATATCGCAATGACCGGCTCACTTTCAGTTCGGGGAGATGTATTGCCCATTGGTGGTGTGACTTACAAGATAGAAGCTGCTGCAAAGGCAGGAATTAAAAAGATCATCATTCCAAAGGCAAACCTTGAGGATGTTCTCATCGAGGAGGAGTACAAGTCAATGGTTGAGATCATTCCAGTCACTTCTATCGAAGAGGTTCTCGATATAGCCCTTGTTCCAGAAGACCGTGATACCTTCCTTCACCGGATAAAATCGATAACCCATGCAACCACCAAGTCAATCCTTGGTTCAGAGATACCAGTCCCACGGACGGTTATCTGA
- a CDS encoding TldD/PmbA family protein: MPSEPRYYDIRRVKGEVTQIDIDNGRVEQAGTSFYDKATIRALGDLGWGVLSVSGDKIGTEDCSRKLVAEAMTASLITNERVDIASVPSKIHGIPKTGEDPRNVGIEEKVAILQDLEKAAAGENIVSRRVTYIEKAEEIHFIDSSGNEYRYELCRCGFSVLAVASRGGVVQMGYERDHTIRGLNIRHRQDLARESAHRANSLLDAKPAKGGKMHAILDPELGGVFAHEAVGHAAEGDLVREGNSVLIGKIGQTIGTPVITIVDDPSLVEFGFCPMDDEGSATSRTEIIKGGVMNSYLHSKETLARVGDGISGHCRGMAGEIPIVRMSNTFVENGEASYEEILESCKDGILLKGSRGGQVDPGRGMFQFNAEYGYLVEGGECTSMVRDVSLSGEILSTLHAVELVGNDRELHPGYCGKGGQTVPVTDGAPHLLLRDAIVGGCDVS; encoded by the coding sequence ATGCCTTCAGAGCCACGATATTACGATATCAGGAGGGTAAAGGGCGAAGTAACCCAGATTGATATCGACAACGGTAGGGTTGAACAGGCAGGTACCTCTTTTTACGATAAAGCAACCATTCGGGCACTAGGAGATCTCGGATGGGGTGTGCTCTCGGTTTCAGGTGACAAGATAGGAACAGAGGATTGCAGCCGAAAATTGGTGGCTGAGGCGATGACAGCCTCGCTGATAACCAACGAGCGGGTTGATATTGCATCTGTTCCCTCAAAGATACATGGTATCCCAAAAACCGGCGAAGATCCCAGAAATGTTGGGATTGAAGAAAAAGTTGCAATTCTCCAGGACCTTGAGAAGGCAGCTGCAGGAGAGAATATCGTAAGCCGGAGAGTAACGTACATCGAGAAAGCCGAGGAGATTCACTTTATCGATTCTTCAGGTAATGAGTACAGGTATGAACTTTGCCGGTGTGGTTTCTCTGTTCTGGCGGTTGCAAGTCGTGGAGGAGTGGTCCAGATGGGATATGAGAGAGATCATACCATCAGGGGTCTGAATATCAGACACCGTCAGGACCTTGCCCGTGAATCAGCACACCGGGCAAATTCTCTTCTGGATGCAAAACCGGCTAAAGGAGGAAAAATGCATGCAATCCTTGACCCTGAACTTGGGGGTGTGTTTGCTCATGAGGCCGTGGGCCATGCTGCAGAGGGCGATCTTGTCAGAGAAGGGAATTCAGTTCTGATAGGAAAGATAGGGCAGACAATCGGAACACCGGTAATAACAATTGTAGATGATCCTTCACTTGTTGAATTCGGATTCTGCCCGATGGACGATGAAGGTTCAGCAACCAGCCGAACCGAGATCATCAAAGGCGGGGTTATGAATTCATATCTCCATTCAAAAGAGACCCTGGCCAGAGTTGGTGATGGGATTTCGGGACACTGCCGTGGCATGGCAGGTGAAATCCCCATTGTCCGGATGAGTAACACCTTTGTTGAGAATGGTGAAGCCTCATACGAGGAGATCCTGGAATCATGCAAAGATGGTATTCTGCTTAAAGGATCTCGTGGAGGGCAGGTCGATCCAGGCAGGGGTATGTTCCAGTTCAATGCCGAGTACGGGTACCTTGTTGAAGGAGGTGAATGCACCTCAATGGTTCGGGATGTTTCCCTTTCTGGAGAGATCCTCTCAACCCTTCACGCAGTAGAATTAGTAGGAAATGACCGGGAACTTCACCCGGGATACTGCGGTAAAGGTGGACAGACTGTTCCGGTTACTGACGGAGCCCCACATCTGTTGCTAAGGGATGCTATCGTTGGAGGATGCGATGTCAGTTGA
- a CDS encoding NOB1 family endonuclease translates to MLSTDNIETTSDSSGSSEPESGRTVLVLDTSAFFLSIPLEGILLTVPRVESELKDLRGKARFSVLLDEGMEIRPPLQKSLKAAREAAGKCGDIRVLSETDTDLIALALEVKGTLVSDDFAVQNTALLLGIPVRSIIQREAGPRVWQLRCTGCGKYFDQVPTKAGDCPICGSALKRKNK, encoded by the coding sequence ATGCTCTCAACAGATAATATTGAAACAACCTCTGATTCTTCCGGTTCATCAGAACCTGAATCCGGCCGGACTGTTCTAGTTCTTGATACCTCGGCCTTTTTTCTCTCTATCCCCCTGGAGGGTATTTTACTGACTGTTCCCCGGGTGGAATCAGAACTTAAGGACCTGCGTGGAAAAGCAAGGTTTTCAGTTTTGCTCGATGAGGGAATGGAAATAAGGCCTCCACTTCAGAAATCACTGAAAGCTGCCAGGGAAGCAGCAGGGAAGTGTGGGGATATACGCGTTCTTTCTGAGACAGATACTGATCTGATTGCTCTCGCTTTGGAGGTAAAAGGAACATTGGTATCTGATGATTTTGCTGTACAGAACACCGCTCTATTACTTGGAATTCCCGTGCGTTCAATCATCCAGCGCGAAGCGGGTCCAAGGGTCTGGCAACTCAGATGTACTGGATGTGGCAAGTATTTTGATCAGGTCCCGACAAAAGCCGGTGACTGTCCGATCTGTGGTTCAGCATTAAAACGAAAGAATAAATAG
- a CDS encoding cupin domain-containing protein, giving the protein MTGSHPDIAYSVAHARIASGQETLPHTLLRSSEVYYILQGTGLMHIGAEEKLVSAGQLVYIPPGSVQFIKIPGMMNLHFLQS; this is encoded by the coding sequence GTGACCGGATCTCATCCAGATATAGCGTATAGCGTTGCTCATGCCAGGATTGCTTCAGGGCAGGAAACCCTCCCCCATACTCTGCTCAGATCGTCAGAGGTATATTACATTCTGCAGGGAACTGGCTTGATGCATATCGGGGCAGAAGAAAAACTGGTATCAGCAGGACAACTCGTGTACATACCTCCCGGATCAGTTCAGTTTATAAAAATACCGGGGATGATGAACTTACATTTCTTGCAATCGTAG
- a CDS encoding pro-sigmaK processing inhibitor BofA family protein, producing MIDTIILILLGLIILVILWKLVKNVMNLVINSIMGLIILIAVNFLHLFGLLGKTDIPINIISVIVCALAGIPGAILLILLHLVGLY from the coding sequence ATGATCGACACTATCATCCTGATTCTGCTGGGACTCATTATTCTTGTTATTCTGTGGAAACTCGTAAAGAATGTGATGAACCTTGTGATTAATTCCATCATGGGACTTATCATTCTGATTGCTGTCAATTTTCTCCATCTGTTTGGCCTTTTGGGGAAGACCGACATTCCGATCAACATTATATCTGTAATTGTCTGTGCCCTTGCAGGAATCCCAGGGGCAATTTTGTTGATCCTTCTTCATCTTGTCGGGCTTTATTAA
- a CDS encoding tetratricopeptide repeat protein, with product MNLGRLTIGILLVILVLIVLMPATFLQAIFTVIPAQYQDMIPEQLLQNTGTALAEFSVMTARPMTAVSVYDFYIAKHPDQADLYRLKSEALIAAGDNTGAIKILNQAISLDPSNPSLLIKKARLLVKTGKTSEADAVFSQILQIQTNNPLYLSAIADIALEKARYLEAYDRYSTLVNLTPNNAQNWEKRSDVIFALLTIPTAGANASLSLKQTDLYTPGINGYERAVRIDPGRDAIIKVKMEKRSDEFVARTIQELEDRYQEFRYLQPGEKPINP from the coding sequence ATGAATCTTGGAAGACTGACAATTGGTATTCTTCTGGTAATACTTGTGCTCATTGTTCTTATGCCAGCGACTTTTCTGCAGGCTATATTCACTGTTATTCCAGCACAGTACCAGGATATGATTCCAGAACAACTCCTGCAGAATACTGGAACTGCACTTGCAGAATTCTCAGTAATGACCGCACGTCCAATGACTGCAGTTTCTGTATATGACTTTTATATAGCAAAGCACCCTGATCAGGCTGATCTATATCGGCTTAAAAGTGAGGCCCTTATCGCTGCTGGGGATAATACCGGAGCCATAAAAATACTTAATCAGGCCATCTCTCTCGATCCATCTAATCCTTCACTTCTGATCAAGAAAGCACGACTTCTGGTGAAGACTGGTAAAACAAGTGAGGCAGATGCTGTATTCTCACAGATACTCCAGATTCAGACAAATAATCCACTATATCTCTCAGCGATAGCAGATATTGCTCTCGAAAAGGCACGGTATCTAGAGGCATATGATCGTTACTCAACACTTGTAAATCTCACACCAAATAACGCACAGAACTGGGAGAAGAGATCAGATGTAATCTTTGCACTTCTTACCATCCCAACTGCTGGTGCAAACGCTTCCCTATCACTAAAACAGACTGATCTCTACACACCCGGAATTAATGGATATGAACGGGCAGTCAGGATCGATCCAGGCAGAGATGCAATAATTAAAGTCAAGATGGAGAAGCGATCAGACGAATTCGTTGCCCGGACTATACAGGAACTTGAGGACCGGTACCAGGAGTTCAGGTACCTACAGCCGGGTGAGAAGCCAATTAACCCATAA
- a CDS encoding ribose-phosphate diphosphokinase: MKIISTRRSQVLAGRIADFLQKPLVDVRWTRFPDGEIYLRTDEISNQMVIVGSLVESDDLIELLLLTDVCNGSEITLVLPYMGYARQDKQFNPGEPLSARIIARTLGSGVNRVITINLHEKTIIPYFGVPTTDLSLAGVMTAAIKNFSYKSPLILGPDIGAANLAHDIGAAGGWESDHLHKVRLSGVEVRIEPKEIPVKGRDVVIVDDIISTGGTQATAAAMLLDQGAASICTVCVHGVLASGAYTHLKSVGINQIISSDTIESACSGYSAARTIVNALNR, from the coding sequence ATGAAGATCATCAGCACCCGGCGGTCCCAGGTCCTTGCCGGCAGAATAGCAGATTTCCTGCAAAAACCGCTGGTAGATGTCAGATGGACGAGGTTCCCTGATGGAGAAATCTATCTTCGTACTGATGAGATTTCGAATCAGATGGTGATCGTTGGCAGTCTTGTAGAAAGTGATGATCTCATAGAACTGCTTCTGCTCACAGATGTGTGTAATGGATCAGAGATCACGCTTGTTCTTCCATATATGGGATATGCCCGGCAGGACAAACAATTCAATCCAGGTGAACCATTATCGGCCAGGATCATTGCCAGAACTCTTGGTTCTGGCGTCAATAGGGTAATCACTATCAACCTTCACGAAAAGACGATCATTCCATACTTTGGGGTACCTACCACTGATCTCTCTCTTGCAGGAGTGATGACAGCAGCCATAAAGAATTTCTCATATAAATCCCCCCTGATTCTTGGACCTGATATCGGGGCTGCAAACCTTGCGCATGATATTGGAGCAGCCGGAGGCTGGGAGTCTGATCATCTCCACAAAGTCAGATTATCAGGTGTAGAAGTCAGGATTGAACCTAAAGAAATCCCGGTAAAAGGAAGAGATGTTGTAATCGTTGATGATATCATCTCAACCGGAGGCACCCAGGCAACCGCAGCCGCCATGCTTCTAGACCAGGGAGCTGCTTCTATATGTACCGTCTGTGTGCATGGTGTTCTTGCATCCGGAGCGTACACTCACCTGAAAAGCGTAGGGATAAATCAGATCATCAGCAGTGATACTATCGAAAGTGCCTGTAGTGGTTACTCTGCAGCCAGGACTATTGTCAATGCTCTCAACAGATAA
- a CDS encoding TldD/PmbA family protein: MSVEKILKAAEKRVDEVEICMGTGHALSADLKRKQIEIGTISEGSGLVIRTIKDGKIGISSTDNQDAWQKCLDAAIASAVFSDSVDWKGLPGPAPLPKEPLAYDSAVKADPAIARDLITRMLDGAGNFDAEVTGGGVSLSQASHLIANSTGLWYETEETHVSLSLEMIADQSTGFEYDSSWSLKAAKPEYVGEQAAFFAATGKDGEEIETGTYDIVLSPTALSHLLDATFIPALSGRNVHTGRSFFADKMGTEVMDRRFSLIDDPFDPRGAANCYWDGEGMPVQKTSFIDQGILSSFAYDLKTAYRYGVKPTGHGVRTGMNGAPGIGNHNLILSGPTMNVMEKDAVYIHDLIGAHTANPMSGDFSVELSGPYHISGGSLSTPIKTGMLSGNVFEMLKNIEGCSEETRTMGSLILPSTRFSGVSIVGRA; the protein is encoded by the coding sequence ATGTCAGTTGAGAAAATTCTGAAAGCGGCAGAGAAGCGTGTCGATGAGGTTGAGATATGCATGGGCACAGGCCATGCCCTTTCAGCAGACCTCAAGCGAAAGCAGATCGAGATTGGTACAATTTCAGAGGGATCCGGGCTCGTTATCAGAACCATAAAGGATGGAAAGATAGGAATATCTTCAACTGATAACCAGGATGCCTGGCAAAAGTGTCTTGATGCCGCAATTGCCAGTGCTGTTTTTTCAGATTCCGTGGATTGGAAGGGACTACCAGGACCTGCTCCTCTTCCCAAAGAACCGCTCGCATATGATTCTGCTGTCAAAGCTGATCCGGCAATAGCACGGGATCTCATCACCCGGATGCTTGATGGAGCAGGTAACTTCGATGCTGAAGTGACCGGTGGAGGTGTCTCACTCTCCCAGGCATCCCATCTTATTGCAAACAGTACTGGTCTGTGGTACGAAACTGAAGAGACGCATGTAAGTCTCTCACTGGAGATGATTGCTGATCAGTCAACCGGGTTTGAATATGATTCTTCATGGAGTCTGAAGGCAGCAAAGCCTGAATATGTTGGAGAACAGGCAGCCTTCTTTGCAGCCACCGGCAAAGACGGAGAAGAGATAGAAACCGGTACATATGACATTGTCCTCTCACCAACTGCCCTCTCACACTTGCTGGATGCCACCTTTATTCCTGCATTATCAGGGAGAAATGTTCATACAGGCAGGTCATTTTTTGCTGATAAAATGGGAACAGAAGTGATGGACAGGAGATTCTCCCTTATTGATGATCCCTTTGATCCCAGGGGCGCCGCAAACTGTTACTGGGATGGCGAAGGGATGCCTGTTCAAAAAACATCATTCATAGACCAGGGAATTCTCTCATCATTTGCCTATGACCTCAAGACTGCCTATAGGTATGGTGTTAAACCCACAGGTCATGGTGTCAGAACAGGTATGAACGGGGCACCCGGCATCGGCAACCATAATCTGATCCTTTCAGGTCCGACCATGAACGTCATGGAGAAAGATGCGGTTTACATCCATGATCTTATCGGAGCTCATACTGCGAACCCGATGTCAGGTGACTTCTCGGTCGAACTCTCCGGTCCTTATCATATATCAGGAGGTAGTTTGAGTACACCTATAAAAACCGGAATGCTTTCAGGCAATGTTTTTGAGATGCTCAAAAATATTGAGGGCTGCTCTGAAGAGACACGAACAATGGGATCTCTCATCCTTCCGTCCACCCGCTTTTCAGGGGTGAGCATTGTCGGGAGGGCATAA
- a CDS encoding glycoside hydrolase family 57 protein, with protein sequence MKQFCLGFEVHQPYRLNKKFTYRQESDKEDHIKRYFDPANKEILLRVCDKCYGPATSIILDQLDDGFACAFSISGVLVEQLERWAPDVLDLFVQAAHHPRVEMICQTYYHSISSLFWEMDEFRHQVSMHRQLLKDVFGVTPKIFENTEFILDNRIAQNIREMGFSACFTEGVDHILKWRSPNYLYQCQGLPLIMRNFKLSDDIAFRFTCRDWEAWPLTADKYANWVSQTPGDFIPVFIDYETLGEHYWADTGILEFFRHLGPELRRSGVEMINPSDILKYPVRDEFSVPVPVSWADAEKDATAWIENRKQKNAVRAIQRAQRFTCDERLWRCLQISDHFYYMSCKNGSCGEVHSYFSHQPEHQAFITYMDVVADYEEQCILNDSTKEKMYPLRSINIDDAFYFSSPVGFTGHVAFDLDQFADMLSIVPADSIEFHRQNGDFTAWVRDVVKDEPLASSLEQARTRQDLIQAAENRCDELWRA encoded by the coding sequence ATGAAACAATTCTGTCTCGGCTTTGAGGTACATCAGCCTTACCGTCTGAATAAAAAATTTACATATAGACAAGAATCCGATAAGGAGGATCACATCAAACGGTATTTTGATCCTGCCAACAAGGAGATCCTATTGAGGGTTTGCGATAAATGTTATGGTCCTGCTACTTCAATCATCCTTGATCAACTGGATGATGGATTTGCATGTGCATTCTCAATATCAGGAGTTCTGGTCGAACAACTTGAGAGATGGGCACCTGATGTTCTGGACCTGTTTGTTCAGGCTGCACACCACCCACGGGTGGAGATGATTTGCCAAACCTACTATCACAGCATTTCAAGCCTGTTCTGGGAGATGGATGAATTTAGACACCAGGTTTCCATGCACCGGCAGCTTCTCAAGGATGTCTTCGGGGTAACCCCAAAGATCTTTGAGAATACCGAATTTATTCTTGATAACCGGATTGCACAGAATATCAGGGAGATGGGTTTCTCAGCCTGCTTTACAGAAGGAGTCGACCATATTCTGAAATGGAGAAGTCCGAATTACCTGTACCAGTGCCAGGGATTGCCACTCATCATGAGAAATTTCAAACTCTCCGATGACATCGCATTCAGATTCACATGCAGGGACTGGGAAGCATGGCCACTAACTGCAGACAAATATGCAAACTGGGTATCACAGACACCGGGGGACTTTATCCCGGTGTTTATTGATTATGAAACTCTGGGCGAGCACTATTGGGCAGACACGGGAATTCTAGAGTTTTTCAGGCACCTGGGCCCTGAACTCAGAAGATCAGGGGTAGAGATGATCAACCCGTCTGATATTCTCAAATACCCAGTACGGGATGAATTCTCTGTACCTGTTCCGGTCTCATGGGCAGATGCAGAGAAAGACGCAACAGCCTGGATAGAGAACAGGAAGCAGAAGAACGCAGTCAGGGCAATACAGAGGGCACAACGCTTTACATGTGATGAACGGCTCTGGCGGTGTTTACAGATCAGTGATCATTTCTATTACATGTCATGCAAAAATGGATCCTGTGGTGAGGTTCATTCATATTTCAGCCACCAGCCAGAACACCAGGCATTCATCACCTACATGGATGTTGTTGCAGATTACGAGGAACAATGTATTCTCAATGACTCTACAAAAGAAAAGATGTATCCACTCAGATCAATCAATATCGATGACGCCTTCTACTTCTCTAGTCCGGTAGGATTCACCGGGCATGTTGCATTTGATCTCGACCAGTTTGCTGATATGCTCTCCATCGTCCCTGCAGATTCTATAGAATTCCATCGTCAGAACGGGGACTTTACAGCCTGGGTCAGAGATGTTGTCAAGGATGAACCTCTGGCATCTTCTCTTGAGCAGGCCCGAACACGACAGGATCTGATTCAGGCTGCAGAGAACAGATGCGATGAATTGTGGAGAGCCTGA
- a CDS encoding nucleoside deaminase, which yields MVDPAWTAEDEILGSPEQASENHDSFMEEAICEAEKGLSEGGIPIGAVLVKNGTIIGRGHNRRVQNDDPMIHAEIDCLRNTGRIGSYKDCILYSTLMPCFLCAGAVVQFQIPTVIVGESQTFEGAEVFMRSHGIRVTNLNNLRCISMMKRFILDNPDLWNEDIGTL from the coding sequence ATCGTAGATCCTGCCTGGACAGCTGAAGATGAAATTCTTGGATCACCAGAACAAGCCAGTGAGAATCATGATTCCTTTATGGAAGAGGCAATCTGCGAGGCTGAAAAAGGGTTGTCTGAAGGAGGAATTCCAATAGGAGCAGTCCTGGTAAAAAACGGTACTATTATTGGTAGGGGACATAACCGGAGGGTACAGAACGATGATCCCATGATCCATGCCGAGATTGACTGCCTTCGCAATACGGGAAGAATCGGATCATACAAAGACTGTATACTCTATTCAACCCTGATGCCATGTTTCCTTTGTGCAGGAGCTGTCGTTCAGTTTCAGATACCAACAGTAATAGTTGGTGAATCGCAGACATTTGAGGGTGCAGAGGTTTTTATGAGATCTCATGGGATCAGGGTCACCAATCTGAATAACCTGAGATGTATTTCAATGATGAAGAGGTTTATTTTGGATAATCCTGACCTTTGGAACGAAGATATTGGAACTCTGTGA